A window of the Buteo buteo chromosome 8, bButBut1.hap1.1, whole genome shotgun sequence genome harbors these coding sequences:
- the RAI2 gene encoding retinoic acid-induced protein 2, with protein MEELYKDAPNLPMDVTSPPSAMANNKLENGVAQLITAEAWNINSADLMKKALSPLVTVPAPSILTPPAESQSGVALKVAATVLQPICLGDSPVVLPIHLQVAGSAAPQMPATGAATPYVMTTQGPVPLPVLLEQHVFQHLNSPLVLPPGAACPASPLHAGLFPATAAPPVGQPQLLDPKPSGQAQEPVLPPVFQTPGFAAVLQDLFPSQGALGSAPCQPPPDYAALPPQAFSSPLSPLVPPATLLVPYPVIVPLPVPVPIPIPVPIPVPHGAEAKAAPDPPKPPLFAPHSCKGTQTPLEKEETKPFDLLHPRELPQLSRHTVIKMGGENEALDLSMKGPPAPRAGEAAPPPPPPEDGALDLSLASCRKPAGPLGEAAGTGAAAAAEAGGHPAPDKLPGPAAPFAPCKPQEASGKAEGRGAAGGPAELLRQPQKWLVEQAGRAGCEPKAGNNIEIVSTSQTAKVIVSVKDAVPTIFCGKIKGLSGVSTKNFSFKRDLPQDSVLQCYDVKSPPEPRDSAEALRKPVKNRSVKLKKMNSPEIHILPIKKQRLAAFFPRK; from the coding sequence ATGGAGGAGCTGTACAAGGACGCCCCGAACCTGCCCATGGATGTCACCAGCCCGCCCTCGGCCATGGCCAACAACAAGCTGGAGAACGGGGTGGCCCAGCTGATCACGGCCGAGGCCTGGAACATCAACTCGGCCGACCTGATGAAGAAGGCCCTGTCCCCGCTGGTGACGGTCCCCGCGCCCTCCATCCTGACGCCGCCGGCCGAGTCGCAGAGCGGGGTGGCCCTGAAGGTGGCGGCCACCGTGCTGCAGCCCATCTGCCTGGGGGACAGCCCCGTCGTCCTGCCCATCCACCTGCAGGTCGCCGGCAGCGCCGCCCCGCAGATGCCGGCCACCGGCGCCGCGACCCCCTACGTCATGACCACCCAGGGCCCCGTCCCGCTGCCCGTCCTCCTGGAGCAGCACGTCTTCCAGCACCTGAACTCGCCCCTGGTGCTGCCCCCGGGGGCCGCCTGCCCCGCCAGCCCGCTGCACGCCGGCCTCTtccccgccaccgccgccccccccgtcgggcagccccagctcctggacCCCAAGCCCTCCGGCCAAGCGCAGGAGCCCGTCCTGCCCCCCGTCTTTCAGACGCCGGGCTTCGCTGCCGTCCTCCAGGACCTGTTTCCCTCGCAGGGCGCCCTGGGCTCggccccctgccagcccccccccgacTACGCCGCGCTCCCGCCCCAGGCCTTCAGCTCGCCCCTCTCCCCGCTGGTGCCCCCCGCGACGCTGCTGGTGCCCTACCCCGTCATCGTGCCCCtgcccgtccccgtccccatccccatccccgtccccatccccgtgccCCACGGCGCCGAGGCCAAGGCGGCCCCCGACCCGCCCAAGCCGCCGCTCTTCGCCCCCCACTCCTGCAAGGGCACCCAGACCCccctggagaaggaggagacGAAGCCCTTCGACCTCCTCCACCCGCGGGAGCTTCCCCAGCTGAGCCGCCACACCGTCATCAAGATGGGCGGCGAGAACGAGGCGCTGGACCTCTCCATGAAAGGGCCGCCCGCGCCTCGGGCCGGCgaggccgccccgccgccgccgccgcccgagGACGGGGCCCTGGACCTGTCCCTCGCCTCCTGCCGCAAGCCGGCGGGGCCCCTCGGGGAGGCGGCCGGcaccggcgccgccgccgccgccgaggccgGCGGTCACCCCGCGCCGGACAAGCTGCctggccccgccgcccccttcGCCCCCTGCAAGCCCCAGGAGGCGTCGGGCAAGGCggagggccggggggcggccggcgggccgGCCGAGCTGCTGCGGCAGCCGCAGAAGTGGCTGGTGGAGCAGGCGGGCAGGGCGGGCTGCGAGCCCAAGGCCGGCAACAACATCGAGATCGTCAGCACCTCGCAGACAGCCAAAGTCATCGTCTCCGTCAAGGACGCCGTGCCCACCATCTTCTGCGGCAAGATCAAGGGCCTGTCGGGGGTCTCCACCAAAAACTTTTCCTTCAAAAGGGACCTGCCCCAGGACTCGGTGCTGCAGTGCTACGACGTGAAGAGCCCGCCCGAGCCCCGGGACAGCGCCGAGGCCCTCAGGAAACCCGTCAAAAACAGGAGCGTAAAgctaaagaaaatgaactcgCCGGAGATACATATTCTTCCAATCAAGAAGCAACGGCTCGCTGCCTTTTTTCCAAGAAAGTAA